The following coding sequences are from one Alphaproteobacteria bacterium window:
- a CDS encoding Gldg family protein yields the protein MRNLSRLDRTTLSILGLAVVVALFFAVNILAEGAFKATSLDLTQGRIYTLSKGTRELLADLKEPVTLRFYFSTRLGEQVPTYANYAARVRELLERYVSLSSGRIRLEVYNPEPFSDAEDRAVGYGLQGVSLGNEGDQVYFGLAGTNSTDDEQIISFFQPDRERFLEYDVTRLIAGLENPKKKIVGLISSLPMAGAFGNPMMGQGTTPPWTVLTEMREQFTVREFGDDPDKIDKDIDVLMIVHPKKLSEKAQFAIDQFVLGGGRALVFVDPNAESDAGPSPMMMTGATSSDLKKLLGSWGVELVPGKVAGDRTLATRVQANVQGRVQTIDYIAWLSLGADNIDHNDVVTTDVSSLLFATPGILERTKDASTTFTPLVETSSQATEIDAENLRMIPDFVSLIAKYKPVGHPLVLAARVQGDVKSAFPDGPPPDKPAEAKKDAGKEGDATNAAPGQAEKPASGDWLRQSVKPINAIVVADTDMLNDRFWVRKQDFFGHQLVQPTAGNGDFVVNALDNLAGSDALIGLRGRGLATRPFDLVQRIRADADARYLKQAQDLEDRLKDTEKKIASLQKEGDSGQHQILSAEQQQEINKFRADMLTTRQSLREVQHALRVNIERLAAVLKFINIGLIPIVIGILAIVIAVIRASRRRRRYGST from the coding sequence ATGCGAAACCTGTCCCGTCTCGATCGCACCACGCTTTCGATCCTTGGCCTCGCAGTCGTCGTGGCGTTGTTTTTCGCCGTCAACATCCTCGCCGAGGGTGCTTTCAAGGCGACGAGCCTCGATTTGACCCAGGGCCGCATTTACACCCTTTCCAAAGGCACTCGCGAGCTCCTCGCCGATCTCAAGGAGCCCGTGACCCTGCGTTTCTATTTCTCGACGCGGCTTGGCGAACAGGTGCCAACCTACGCCAACTACGCCGCACGCGTGCGCGAGCTTCTGGAGCGATATGTCAGTTTGTCGAGCGGCCGCATTCGACTTGAAGTGTACAATCCGGAGCCGTTTTCCGATGCTGAGGATCGTGCGGTCGGCTACGGTCTGCAGGGCGTCTCCCTCGGGAACGAGGGCGATCAGGTCTATTTCGGTCTTGCCGGCACCAATAGCACCGACGATGAGCAGATCATCTCGTTCTTCCAACCGGATCGCGAACGCTTCCTCGAATACGACGTGACGCGCCTCATCGCCGGGCTTGAGAATCCCAAGAAAAAAATAGTCGGGCTCATCAGCTCGCTTCCCATGGCCGGCGCATTTGGCAATCCGATGATGGGACAAGGGACCACCCCGCCATGGACCGTCCTCACCGAAATGCGCGAGCAATTCACCGTGCGCGAGTTCGGCGATGATCCGGACAAGATCGACAAAGACATCGACGTCCTCATGATCGTGCACCCGAAGAAGCTGAGCGAGAAGGCCCAATTTGCAATCGATCAATTCGTGCTCGGCGGCGGCCGCGCACTTGTGTTCGTCGATCCGAATGCCGAATCGGATGCAGGGCCGAGTCCGATGATGATGACGGGGGCTACCAGCTCCGATCTGAAAAAGCTTCTCGGCAGTTGGGGGGTTGAACTTGTTCCCGGCAAAGTCGCCGGCGACCGTACCCTGGCCACCCGCGTGCAAGCCAACGTCCAGGGCCGAGTCCAGACGATCGACTATATTGCCTGGCTCTCCCTCGGAGCCGACAACATCGACCACAACGATGTTGTGACGACCGATGTATCGAGTCTGCTATTCGCCACGCCGGGCATTCTCGAGCGCACGAAGGACGCCTCCACGACATTCACGCCCCTCGTCGAGACGAGCAGTCAGGCGACGGAAATCGATGCCGAAAATCTTCGAATGATTCCCGATTTCGTCTCGTTGATCGCGAAATACAAACCGGTCGGCCATCCGCTCGTCCTGGCGGCACGCGTTCAAGGCGACGTCAAGAGCGCCTTCCCCGACGGCCCACCGCCCGACAAGCCGGCCGAAGCGAAGAAGGACGCGGGCAAAGAGGGCGACGCGACGAATGCCGCCCCCGGCCAGGCCGAGAAGCCGGCATCGGGTGACTGGCTCAGGCAATCCGTGAAGCCGATCAACGCAATCGTGGTCGCCGACACGGATATGCTCAACGATCGATTTTGGGTGCGAAAGCAGGACTTCTTCGGGCATCAGCTTGTCCAACCCACGGCGGGCAATGGCGATTTCGTCGTCAACGCGCTCGACAACCTCGCGGGTTCGGACGCACTCATTGGCTTGCGCGGGCGCGGACTTGCAACGCGTCCCTTCGATCTCGTGCAGCGGATTCGCGCCGACGCGGACGCGCGGTATCTGAAACAAGCCCAGGATCTCGAGGATCGCCTCAAGGATACGGAGAAGAAAATTGCCTCACTCCAGAAGGAGGGCGACAGCGGTCAACATCAAATCCTGAGTGCCGAGCAGCAGCAGGAGATAAACAAATTCCGGGCTGACATGCTGACGACCCGCCAGTCCCTGAGAGAGGTACAGCACGCCCTGCGGGTCAATATCGAACGGCTCGCTGCCGTGTTGAAATTCATCAACATCGGGCTGATCCCGATCGTGATCGGAATCCTGGCCATCGTCATTGCCGTCATCCGCGCCTCGCGCCGGCGCCGGCGCTATGGCTCGACGTGA